A genomic stretch from Shewanella woodyi ATCC 51908 includes:
- the rplB gene encoding 50S ribosomal protein L2 — MAIIKCKPTSAGRRHVVKVVNTDLHKGKPFAGLLAKKSKSGGRNNTGRITVRHVGGGHKQHYRIIDFKRIKDGIPAKVERLEYDPNRTANIALVLYADGERRYILAAKGMQAGDKIQSGIDAEIKVGNALPLRNIPVGSVVHAVEMKPGKGAQIARSAGTYVQVVARDGEYATLRLRSGEMRKVPVDCRATMGEVGNAEHMLRQLGKAGAKRWRGVRPTVRGVAMNPIDHPHGGGEGRTSGGRHPVSPWGVPTKGYKTRSNKRTDKYIVRRRNKK; from the coding sequence CCGGTCGTCGTCACGTAGTTAAAGTGGTGAATACTGACCTGCATAAGGGTAAACCTTTTGCTGGCCTGTTGGCTAAGAAGTCAAAAAGTGGTGGCCGTAATAATACTGGCCGTATCACAGTTCGTCACGTAGGTGGTGGACACAAGCAGCATTACCGTATCATTGATTTTAAACGTATCAAAGACGGTATCCCTGCAAAGGTTGAGCGTTTGGAATATGATCCAAACCGCACAGCTAACATCGCACTTGTTTTGTATGCTGATGGTGAGCGTCGTTATATCCTTGCTGCTAAAGGCATGCAAGCTGGTGATAAGATCCAGTCTGGTATCGATGCTGAAATCAAAGTGGGTAACGCTTTGCCATTACGCAACATCCCAGTAGGTAGTGTTGTACACGCAGTTGAAATGAAGCCTGGTAAAGGTGCTCAGATCGCTCGTTCAGCAGGTACTTATGTACAAGTTGTTGCTCGTGATGGCGAATACGCTACTCTACGTCTTCGCTCTGGCGAAATGCGTAAAGTACCGGTTGATTGCCGCGCGACAATGGGTGAAGTTGGTAATGCCGAACACATGCTACGCCAGTTAGGTAAAGCAGGTGCTAAACGCTGGAGAGGCGTACGCCCAACAGTTCGTGGTGTTGCAATGAACCCAATCGACCATCCACATGGTGGTGGTGAAGGCCGTACTTCTGGTGGCCGTCATCCTGTTTCTCCATGGGGTGTTCCAACTAAGGGTTATAAGACTCGTAGTAACAAACGCACCGACAAGTACATCGTACGTCGTCGCAATAAAAAGTAA